The proteins below come from a single Panicum hallii strain FIL2 chromosome 7, PHallii_v3.1, whole genome shotgun sequence genomic window:
- the LOC112899926 gene encoding CEN-like protein 1, with the protein MSRVLEPLVMGKVIGEVIDNFNPTVKMTVTYSSNKQVFNGHEFFPSGVVSTPRVEVQGDDMRSSFTLVMTDPDVPGPSDPYLREHLHWIVTDIPGTTDASFGRELVMYESPKPYIGIHRFVFVLFKQKSRQGVRAPSSRDYFSTRRFAADNDLGLPVAAVYFNAQRETAARRR; encoded by the exons ATGTCCAGGGTGCTGGAGCCTCTCGTCATGGGCAAGGTGATCGGCGAGGtcatcgacaacttcaaccCCACGGTGAAGATGACGGTGACCTACAGCTCCAACAAGCAGGTGTTCAACGGGCATGAGTTCTTCCCCTCGGGGGTCGTATCCACGCCTCGCGTCGAGGTCCAGGGCGACGACATGAGGTCCTCCTTCACACTG GTCATGACTGACCCGGATGTGCCAGGGCCTAGTGATCCATACCTGAGAGAGCATCTCCACTG GATCGTCACTGATATTCCTGGAACAACTGATGCTTCTTTTG gaAGGGAGCTGGTGATGTACGAGAGCCCCAAGCCCTACATCGGCATCCACAGGTTCGTCTTCGTGCTGTTCAAGCAGAAGAGCCGCCAGGGGGTGCGCGCCCCCTCCTCCAGGGACTACTTCAGCACCCGCCGCTTCGCCGCCGACAACGACCTCGGCCTCCCCGTAGCCGCCGTCTACTTCAACGCGCAGCGGGAgaccgccgcgcgccgccgctga
- the LOC112901518 gene encoding protein LITTLE ZIPPER 3-like, translating to MDRLNAKLYLQNCYIMKENERLRKKALLLNQENQALLTELKQRLAKTAAANTNSAKANGNAAAAGNRAAIPDLNAAAPGAHGGHEKKAAPKPKKAVAN from the coding sequence ATGGACAGGCTGAACGCGAAGTTGTACCTGCAGAACTGCTACATCATGAAGGAGAACGAGCGGCTGCGCAAGAAGGCGCTGCTGCTCAACCAGGAGAACCAGGCCCTGCTCACCGAGCTCAAGCAGCGGCTCGCCAAGACGGCGGCGGCCAACACCAACAGCGCCAAGGCCAACGggaacgcggcggcggcaggcaacCGCGCGGCCATCCCTGACCTCAACGCTGCCGCTCCAGGGGCGCACGGCGGCCACGAGAAGAAGGCGGCGCCCAAGCCCAAGAAGGCGGTCGCCAACTGA